The DNA region CAGTTAAGGTATAGGGATTGGCAAAAATACTGTCAGCATGGCAAGCGATATAATAACCTCCTGAAGCAGCATAGTTACCCATACTCACAACTACAGGCTTTCCTGCAGCTCGTATTAAATCTATTTCTTTAAGAATTTCATCACTTAACATGGCGCTGCCTCCGGGTGAGTTTACCCGCAATACCAAAGCTTTAATACTTTTTGTAGTTCGGATATCTCTAAAGATTTTAATGTATTTTCTACCAATCTGACCTTCTTCTCCAGTGGCATCAGTAATATCACCTTCTGCATAAACTACAGCTATTCGATTTGAACTGGAATAATCTTCATTTTTAGATTTGGCTGCTTCAAAATAATCTTCGATGGAGATGAAATTCAACTTGTCGGTTTCGTTTAATCCCATTTTGCTTCTCATATTGGTATATACATCTGACTCATAAGCAATAGAGTCGATGAGTTTATTTGTAAGTGCTAGTTTAGGAGAATAGCATTTATATAAATCAAATAAATTTTGCAATTCACTTTTATCTATCGATCGGGAATTAGCTATTTCAGTTAAATATTCTTGATATTCACTTTGTAGAAACTCTCTAAGTTGAAGCCTGTTTTGCGCAGACATTTTATTAAATCGAAATGGTTCTGTTGCGCTTTTAAATTCACCGGCATAATAAATATTAAAATCAATTCCGAGTTTGTCAAACAATTCCTTAAAATGCGGAACTGATGCCTGGAATCCTTTTAAATCTATGAATGTATATGGATGCGCATAAATTGATTGGGCAACAGATTGAAGATAATAACTTTTGTGATCTATAAATTGAGCATAAGTCACAATGAATTTGCCGGAGTTTTTAAATTCCAATAATGCATCGCGAATCACTTTCAGGCTTGCATACGGATGATTAAATCCACTGCTTTGAAGATAGATTCCTTTAATATTTTCATCAGTTGCAGCATTTTTAATAGCTTTAGTTAAATCATGCAAACCAATACTGATAGAATTATCCAAGTTAAATTTTTGCAAGGGTCTGTTATTTGACTGTTCTGGTAGTTCTTCCGGAATTACCAGTTTCAGAATAGAATTGGCTTGAACATGTTTTGTAGCATTTGATGTTGCTATAAAAGTTGAGCCAATACCAACAAAAACCAATATTAATACAACCAATGCCAATAATGTACCCAGACATGAAGAAAGGATGGATCCTAAGAATTTTTTCATTTGTTTAATTTAAAATTTTAATATGATGTAAACCTGGTGCGTATTTTGTGAATAATACCGTTGTTAATTCATTAAATAAATTTTGATTTTGAGTAAAATCCTGATCTGCAATGTCTATTACTACAATAGGAATTACAGTTTGGTTTTTAAAAAAATCAAAATAACTATCTTGTATTTTGTTGAGGTAGGTATCTGTTATTTCGTTTTCAAATAAGCGCCCTCTTTTGGAAATGTTGTTTTGAACGTGTTTGATTTCTCTGTGAATGTATACGATTAAATCTGGCTTTGGCAAACCTTGGGTCAAAGCCTGGTATACTTTAAAAAATAATTTGTATTCATCCGCTTCAAGATTGGCTCGTGCAAACAATAAACTTTTTAAAATTGTATAATCAGATATAATAAAATCGTTAAACAGATCTAAATTAGATGCTTCTTGCTGAATCTGTTTTTGACGTTCGGTAAGAAAAAATAACTCGACTGTCAATGCATATCGATTCGGATCTTTGTAGAAATATTCCAGAAAAGGGTTTTCAGTAAATTGTTCTAATATGATTTTACATGGAAAGTCTAGACTTATCAATTGACAAAGAGTGGTTTTGCCCGCTCCAATATTTCCTTCAATGCATATGTATTTGTTAGGATTGCTTTTCATAATGATGGTATTTTGTTATTTGGCCTATGTCTTCACAATCAATCAATAATTGTCTAATTGAAGTGGAAAATAGGGGATGGATGATTTCGCTATCTAGCTCTGCAAGTGGTTCCAAAACAAATTTTCGTTTTTGCATTTGAGGGTGGGGTATTGTTAGATTGTTATTTTTAAAATACATTGTGCCTAATAAAATAATATCTAAATCAATCGTTCTGGGACCAAATTTTATATCACGAAGTCGACCCAGATTTTTTTCAATATCAAAGAGTAGATCCCAGATTTTAAGTGGATGCAATTCGGTTTCAACTGAAATTACTTGATTTAAAAACGACTCTTGTTCTTTGAATCCCCATGGTTCTGATTCGTATATGGAAGAGCACATCAGTGCTGTACTAAATTTTAAACCAATTTGCGATTTGGCTGAATTTAAATAATGCAACCGATCACCTAAATTGCTACCAAGTCCAATAAAGAGTTTTCTAATTGCCATTATTAAAATATTTTCCGGACCATTTCAATTTGTCGGAAGTAAGTGTAATAAAATATATACCTGCAGGCATTTGAATCGCTGTCAATGGATTGGTTTGGTTGCCTAAAATATCTATTTCATGTGTTTCGATTAAATTCCCTGAAACAGAATAGATCTTGATTAATGCATCATTAATATTTATAGTAGAATTAAGTTGTAATATGTTGTTTATGTCAGAAACTGTAATTTTATCATTAACCCCATCTTGAATAGCCGTTCTCAAATCAACACTAATTTCAGTAGACACGCCATGTTGTGTTTCGGCCAATTCCATAAGAGTCGCAATGGATGCTTTTGTAACTTGGCTCATAAAATCAAAATTTAGAAATTTAACAGAATCCCTAATTGTGTGGTAATTCTTGTTTCTGAAATTGGCAGCATCTGTAATCATTAATGCGGGTATATTTTTAAGCCAAAAAGCAAAATGATCACTCCTGGTTAAATCTGGGGCAATTGATCCGTTTCCGGGTACATCAAGAGAAATAACCTTTAACTCCGGAACCCAGCTTGAAGCAAACTGTTGGAATTTTGAACGTAATGAATAGGATAATGTATTGCCCACATTTGTAATAAAATCACCTTTCCGGTTGTTTGCAATGACTTGATTGTAAGCATCAGGAAAGAGTATGTTGAATCCTGTTGGGAGATCTTGTGAATTGGCTTGTTCTGAATAAAATCCGATCATTTCAAAGTTTATCACACCTTGTATGCTATCCTTGGGATTCAATTGATTCGTTACATAATAAGTGCTTCCAACAAGTCCGGCTTCTTCTAAATCAAAAAGAACATATCGGATTGATTTTTTGCTGGCGTAATCGCCGAGAATACGAATGGCTTCTAAAACTCCTGCTACTCCGGATGCATTGTCATCAGCACCTGGTGCATTTGAATATGAATCGTAATGTGCATCAATTAAATAAAGTGCAGCTGGTTTTTCATAACCCAATTTTGTCGCTTCAAAATTTTTACCATTGTATTGTCCGGTATTGAAATTCAATTCGCGGGTAGGAACTGCTGAATTTAGCGTGGTGTATAAATACTCACGGGTTTGATCATAGAAAACCTGATTTCCAGTATTTCGTCTGCCTTGCAATAAGGTCACTTGCGCTTTTAGATTATTTGAGTCCACTTTAGAAATGATTTCCTGGATATTAATTGATTCGCGGTCCAACGCTACAAGTACAATTGATAACTTTTGATAAGGTAGGGCAGAGTTAAAATGAATACTAATTTGTTTATTTATTCCTTTGCCAATTGGAAATCCAATGTCTCCTGTGATTTGATCCGGTACGATTTCAATATATTTTGTTGTAGCATCTGCGCTAAATAGTTTGCATTGGACTTCAAGCATTGAGTTGTCAGCATCATCTAAATCAAAATTGATCAAGATTGTATTATTAAAAGCATCATAATTCAATATCTTATTTGATATTATAGGCAATTGATTTTGTGTCAATGCTTTTATATTCAATAACAAACAAATTGAAACGACAAGTAAATTTTTCATATGCTAAAATTAATAATTGCGAATTCTTTGATTTATTGGAAAGTAATTTTTTAAACCATTCTGATTTACTTTAAACCAGCCTAAGTGTGCAGATTTATAAACAGCTAGTAGCCATTTTGCTTTGATTTCTTTTTGTAAAGGGGCATAGGTTGCACGCAGAAAATTTAAGGCTTCCTTTAAGTCCAGGTCATATTTATGAATTTGTTCATTTAAGTGAATGCTCAATGCTAAACCGTGTTCAGGATAAACTGCAATTCCTTTCATTTGACAAACAGGAATCGCGCCTCCCGAGAAACGTAAAAACGAATTTAAATATGCAAACTGTTCTAGATGATTTTGATGCACTGCATAAAAGAGTTCTCTTACAGAGATAATTTGATATGCAGTTGAATTGTTTATCCAATCAGCCGGATTAAATTCCTTGTTGAATTTAATAGATGCTGATTTTAATTTAAAATTAAGTGAAATTAGTTCTTCTTGTTTTTGGATAACGCTTATAGTTAGACCTTCTGATGATAGTTTGTGAGGATAAAATCTATAAACAAAGACCTGCTTCTCTAGGTATTCTTGTGCAAAGTAATTGGGTAGTTGAATGCTTTTGAAACGTCCACCCAGTACATAAGGTGTTAATTGTTGCTCGTTTTCTTCTGAATTGTAAGTACAGGTTGAATAAATTATATAACCACCAGTTTCGCACAAGGCATCTGCAACTTTTAATATATTTTGTTGCATAACGGTGCAGGCTTTTACTTTTTGGGGACTCCATTGTTTTAGGGCCTCAGGTTCCTTTCGAAACATTCCTTCACCACTACAAGGAGCATCAACCAGAATAATTTTATAGCGCATTGATGAATTCGATAATTGTTCAAGAGATCCTTGGCTTACATAGGTATTATTTGTACCCCAGCGTTCCAGATTTTGTTTTAAAACTTTAGCGCGGTGTGGGTCATATTCATGACAATGGATAAATGCATCTTCAGAAAAATAGGATAATAAAAGCGTGGATTTTCCACCAGGTGCACTGCATAAATCTAAAACATTGCAATTTTTAGGTATTTTTAGTGCATTCAAAATATATTCTAAAAACATGGATGCAGGCTCTTGTACGTAATAATGACCTGCATGAAAAAATGGATCCAAAGTAAATGAAGGCCGTTCTGTTAAATAGTAGCCAGAAGAGCACCATGGAATCTGATCAGCTTTATTTAAGGTAAAATCATTTGTATTTTTATAGGGGTTTAAACGAATAGATACCGGTGAGTCTTTGTGTAAAGCATTTTCAAATTCAGGAAATTCCTCATTTAAAAGGCGCTTCATTTGTGTTACAAATTGTTCAGGGAGTTTCATGTGAAAAGGGTTCTCAATGAAGGCGTTTGATAAATGAATTGATCTACGATTTGACTGGTTTTAGGATCAATCTCTAATTCAGGTGCATGATGAGGTTTTTTCCTTGAGTCAATAACTAAAGTATTTTTACAAAACCAATGTTTATGAAGGAAACCGGAACTTACTCCATAAATGTCATTTGATGGATTGCTTCGTGTAAAGGTCACCCATAAGAAATTAGAATAACTAGCCGAACAAAATTCCGTATTGTCACATATTATTATAAGTGGAAAGCCGTGAAATTTTGACTGATTCAAATAGTCAGTAAGTACATTAAGTTCTTGTAGAGAGTCTATATAATTTGTAAATGGCTTTGTTTCTATTAAAACAATTCCCTTTTGAACCAATTTGCAGTTTTTATACACTGAGGGCATGTCATTAAAAGCTTGCAGGTCAATTGCTAGTTCTCTGCTTTTGTTTCTATTGCAGGCAATAACAAGTTTGGAACCACCATTCCATTGATCACCTGAGTAATCAAGCGTGTCAATGGTTGTATTCGTGTAGAAATGTAAATCTTTACTCCAGTCAATTCGTTCTAATATAAATTCAAAAAAATCTTTGATATTATGAACGTCTAATTGGCGACCTGGCTCTTCTGCAGCAATAAATACATACTTAGATAATGATGTTTGACCTTTGCCTAGAAGAAGGTTTGCACTGGTAAGCAATTCTTCTGGCTTTCTGTCCCGAAATGGCATGTAACGTTCAGATCCGACTGCCAATAATAAAGGATGTACACCTGTAGCATCTACAGCATGCAATTGTTTGATGCCTGGATATTCAACGGATGTTAATTCGGATACCATCTTGTGAATCAAATATCCAAAAGCAGAATCTTCTTGGGGAGGACGGCCGACAACGGTAAAGGGATAAATTGGATTCGGTTTATGGTATATTTTGATATCAGTTAAAAAAGGAAAAGGGTGTTGTAAACTATAATATCCTAAATGATCGCCAAAAGGTCCTTCTTGTTTTAATTCGTTCATCGAAACCTTTCCAGTAATACAAAAATCAATATCCTGAGGAATGAAATACGAATTATCTATGCAGTATCGATACCTTCTATTGTTTAAAAAACCACTAAAAAGAATTTCACTGAGTCCTTCAGGCAGTGGAAATATGGAAGCTAAAGTATATGCTGGGGGGCCACCAATTCCAATACTGATTCTAAAAGACTCCTTTGATTCTTTATATTGTTGATGATGAATTCCAATGCCTCTGTGCAATTGATAATGCAATCCAATTTCTTGATTAGTTTTATAATCATTACCATCCAATTGAATTCTATACATTCCAACATTAGCTTTCTTAGGATCTAGTGTTCCAGGTGGAAAACTGATTACTTGTGGGAGTGTAATAAAGGAGCCTCCATCTTTTGGCCAGGCTCTTATTTTTGGAAGTTCACTGAGGCTACATTCATGGTTTAAAACCTGTGCGTTTATTTTTTTAGGCAATCCTTTTATCAAAAAGGGGATATGTTTTAAAAGGCTGAAGGGCCTTTTTATTATTTGTTCTGGATCTGCTTTCAATTTGATTAACCATTCCAATTTATGCAGGACATCTTTAAATAAAAATTCACTTCTGACATTGGTCCCAAACAAATTGGAGACCCCTGGAAATTTTGAACCTTTAATTTTCTCAAAGTAAAGTGCAGGTCCCTGAATGGCTTGAACCCTTCTGTGCAATTCTGGAATAACCAAATTCCCATCAAGTTCATCCGGAATCCGGATTAACATCTTATTTTTCTCTAAATCAACACAGGCCTCCTGGAGGCTTTTGTAGCTCATGTTTTGGTTTGGCTGTAAAATTAAGTCCTTTTAGAAGGAGTAAAGAAATATTTGAAAAAATTATATTAAGAATATTTTAATATGTTTCTTTGCTTTCGAATTTAATATATGCAGGACTATTTAAACCTTCTCCGTAAGGTTAAGGATGAGGGAATTGAACGGACGGATCGGACTGGCGTTGGCACTAAAAGTATTTTTGGGTACCAGATGCGGTTTGATTTAGCAAATTCTTTTCCATTATTAACAACCAAAAAGCTGCATTTAAAATCGATCATTTACGAGTTGCTATGGTTTTTAAATGGAGATACCAACATCAAGTATCTCAATGATCATGGAGTTTCTATTTGGAATGAATGGGCAGATGAAAATGGAGATCTTGGACCTGTTTATGGAAAACAATGGCGCTCTTGGGAAACCAGAGAGGGTCATGTAATTGATCAAATGGCAGAATTGTTGAAAACCTTAAAGACTAATCCTGAATCTCGCAGATTGGTAATTTCTGCCTGGAATGTTGGGGATTTGTCCAAAATGGCCTTGAGTCCATGCCATTGTTTGTTTCAATTTTATGTGGCAGATGGCAAATTGTCTTGTCAACTTTACCAACGCTCGGCTGATGTTTTTCTGGGTGTACCGTTTAATATTGCCTCCTATGCTTTATTGACATTAATGGTAGCATCAAGTTGCGGTCTGAAGCCAGGGACATTTGTCCACACGTTTGGAGATGTTCATTTGTATTTAAACCATATAGAGCAAGCTGAATTGCAATTAAGCCGAACTCCTTTTAAAAGTCCAAAGATTATTTTAAATCCCACGGTAAAGGATCTTTTTAATTTTAAGTTTGATGATTTTGAACTGGTTGATTATCAGTGTCATCCATCAATTAAAGCACCAATTGCTGTTTAATTCATAACTAAATGCAAATGGCAAAACACGGATTAACTTAACGATATTTTAACTGTTGTGTTAATTAGGAAATTGAACTTTTTTACATATCAAATAAAACAATTTGATCAGATGTTTTGGGAAACACATTTCTGGGGTATTTTTGCAGGCGATTCGTTATGCGATTTAAAACATCGTTGTTTTTTGAAATCATATTCATCTAGTTTTCAATAATTTATGAGCTACAAAGGGATATTTGGAACTATTTTATTTGTGTTTATTTCGATTGGGGCTCTGATTTCTGCACCTGATATCGAAGTTGGCAAAAGTTCTTTTAAGAATAATTGTGCCAGTTGCCATAATAAAAACATGAAAGACCCTCTTACGGGACCAGCATTAGGTGGTTCTGTTGAACGTTGGGCTGCTTTTCCACGAGCTGATCTGCATAATTGGGTCAGAAACTCTCAAGCTTTAATAAAAGCGGGTCATCCAAGAGCCACTGAGCTGTGGAACCAATTTAAACCCACCG from Saprospiraceae bacterium includes:
- the sppA gene encoding signal peptide peptidase SppA, with protein sequence MKKFLGSILSSCLGTLLALVVLILVFVGIGSTFIATSNATKHVQANSILKLVIPEELPEQSNNRPLQKFNLDNSISIGLHDLTKAIKNAATDENIKGIYLQSSGFNHPYASLKVIRDALLEFKNSGKFIVTYAQFIDHKSYYLQSVAQSIYAHPYTFIDLKGFQASVPHFKELFDKLGIDFNIYYAGEFKSATEPFRFNKMSAQNRLQLREFLQSEYQEYLTEIANSRSIDKSELQNLFDLYKCYSPKLALTNKLIDSIAYESDVYTNMRSKMGLNETDKLNFISIEDYFEAAKSKNEDYSSSNRIAVVYAEGDITDATGEEGQIGRKYIKIFRDIRTTKSIKALVLRVNSPGGSAMLSDEILKEIDLIRAAGKPVVVSMGNYAASGGYYIACHADSIFANPYTLTGSIGVFALIPNFTKISGDKMGIDIDTVGTGSMACKFNVMLPWGIDEARILQENISETYNRFISVISEGRKLEIDKVQEIAKGRIWSGTKAIEIGLVDALGELKDAIQCASRMASVDKYRISEFPTQKDPMQKWIDAIQGKKEDQSEVLAKSILKSEMPELYPYYTEYKYWKSQKGYHMKLPFVFSN
- a CDS encoding deoxynucleoside kinase — protein: MKSNPNKYICIEGNIGAGKTTLCQLISLDFPCKIILEQFTENPFLEYFYKDPNRYALTVELFFLTERQKQIQQEASNLDLFNDFIISDYTILKSLLFARANLEADEYKLFFKVYQALTQGLPKPDLIVYIHREIKHVQNNISKRGRLFENEITDTYLNKIQDSYFDFFKNQTVIPIVVIDIADQDFTQNQNLFNELTTVLFTKYAPGLHHIKILN
- the folK gene encoding 2-amino-4-hydroxy-6-hydroxymethyldihydropteridine diphosphokinase, with the protein product MAIRKLFIGLGSNLGDRLHYLNSAKSQIGLKFSTALMCSSIYESEPWGFKEQESFLNQVISVETELHPLKIWDLLFDIEKNLGRLRDIKFGPRTIDLDIILLGTMYFKNNNLTIPHPQMQKRKFVLEPLAELDSEIIHPLFSTSIRQLLIDCEDIGQITKYHHYEKQS
- a CDS encoding M28 family peptidase; this translates as MKNLLVVSICLLLNIKALTQNQLPIISNKILNYDAFNNTILINFDLDDADNSMLEVQCKLFSADATTKYIEIVPDQITGDIGFPIGKGINKQISIHFNSALPYQKLSIVLVALDRESINIQEIISKVDSNNLKAQVTLLQGRRNTGNQVFYDQTREYLYTTLNSAVPTRELNFNTGQYNGKNFEATKLGYEKPAALYLIDAHYDSYSNAPGADDNASGVAGVLEAIRILGDYASKKSIRYVLFDLEEAGLVGSTYYVTNQLNPKDSIQGVINFEMIGFYSEQANSQDLPTGFNILFPDAYNQVIANNRKGDFITNVGNTLSYSLRSKFQQFASSWVPELKVISLDVPGNGSIAPDLTRSDHFAFWLKNIPALMITDAANFRNKNYHTIRDSVKFLNFDFMSQVTKASIATLMELAETQHGVSTEISVDLRTAIQDGVNDKITVSDINNILQLNSTININDALIKIYSVSGNLIETHEIDILGNQTNPLTAIQMPAGIYFITLTSDKLKWSGKYFNNGN
- a CDS encoding RsmB/NOP family class I SAM-dependent RNA methyltransferase, which gives rise to MKRLLNEEFPEFENALHKDSPVSIRLNPYKNTNDFTLNKADQIPWCSSGYYLTERPSFTLDPFFHAGHYYVQEPASMFLEYILNALKIPKNCNVLDLCSAPGGKSTLLLSYFSEDAFIHCHEYDPHRAKVLKQNLERWGTNNTYVSQGSLEQLSNSSMRYKIILVDAPCSGEGMFRKEPEALKQWSPQKVKACTVMQQNILKVADALCETGGYIIYSTCTYNSEENEQQLTPYVLGGRFKSIQLPNYFAQEYLEKQVFVYRFYPHKLSSEGLTISVIQKQEELISLNFKLKSASIKFNKEFNPADWINNSTAYQIISVRELFYAVHQNHLEQFAYLNSFLRFSGGAIPVCQMKGIAVYPEHGLALSIHLNEQIHKYDLDLKEALNFLRATYAPLQKEIKAKWLLAVYKSAHLGWFKVNQNGLKNYFPINQRIRNY
- a CDS encoding UbiD family decarboxylase, whose product is MSYKSLQEACVDLEKNKMLIRIPDELDGNLVIPELHRRVQAIQGPALYFEKIKGSKFPGVSNLFGTNVRSEFLFKDVLHKLEWLIKLKADPEQIIKRPFSLLKHIPFLIKGLPKKINAQVLNHECSLSELPKIRAWPKDGGSFITLPQVISFPPGTLDPKKANVGMYRIQLDGNDYKTNQEIGLHYQLHRGIGIHHQQYKESKESFRISIGIGGPPAYTLASIFPLPEGLSEILFSGFLNNRRYRYCIDNSYFIPQDIDFCITGKVSMNELKQEGPFGDHLGYYSLQHPFPFLTDIKIYHKPNPIYPFTVVGRPPQEDSAFGYLIHKMVSELTSVEYPGIKQLHAVDATGVHPLLLAVGSERYMPFRDRKPEELLTSANLLLGKGQTSLSKYVFIAAEEPGRQLDVHNIKDFFEFILERIDWSKDLHFYTNTTIDTLDYSGDQWNGGSKLVIACNRNKSRELAIDLQAFNDMPSVYKNCKLVQKGIVLIETKPFTNYIDSLQELNVLTDYLNQSKFHGFPLIIICDNTEFCSASYSNFLWVTFTRSNPSNDIYGVSSGFLHKHWFCKNTLVIDSRKKPHHAPELEIDPKTSQIVDQFIYQTPSLRTLFT
- a CDS encoding thymidylate synthase, giving the protein MQDYLNLLRKVKDEGIERTDRTGVGTKSIFGYQMRFDLANSFPLLTTKKLHLKSIIYELLWFLNGDTNIKYLNDHGVSIWNEWADENGDLGPVYGKQWRSWETREGHVIDQMAELLKTLKTNPESRRLVISAWNVGDLSKMALSPCHCLFQFYVADGKLSCQLYQRSADVFLGVPFNIASYALLTLMVASSCGLKPGTFVHTFGDVHLYLNHIEQAELQLSRTPFKSPKIILNPTVKDLFNFKFDDFELVDYQCHPSIKAPIAV